Genomic segment of Deltaproteobacteria bacterium:
CATGAATTAATAGAGCTGGCCAAACTCTCCGGTTTCGAGAATAAATATCCTATGGAGCTTTCAGGAGGGATGCAGCAGCGAGTGGCGATTTGCCGCGCACTGATCTATGATCCCAAGGTGATACTGATGGATGAGCCGTTTGGGGCTCTTGACGCCATGACGCGAGATAAGATGAATCTCGAAGTCTTGCGGATATGGAGTGAACAAAAAAAGACGATCCTGTTCGTAACCCATAGCATTTACGAAGCTGCTTTTCTGGCGGACAAGATCATTGCTTTGAAGGAGAGACCCTGCAGGGTAAGAGAGACGATCAACGTAAAGCTGTCGAGGCCCAGGGCGCTGGATGTCCGTGCGACAAGTGAATACGGGCGGTACGTTTCCAGGTTGTACAGCCTGTTGGAAGAAGAGAGTTGTCAGGAAGAGGGAGGAAGAGGTGCATGGTAAGGCCTTGAATCATCAGTGTAGCCAGGGGGGGCATATTATGGGAAAACGTCTTGCTAATGCTATCGCTGTTG
This window contains:
- a CDS encoding ABC transporter ATP-binding protein; protein product: MGSDFIEINDLRKEYRSTRGSVLAVEDVTFSVSEGEFVVIVGPSGCGKSTLLKIIAGLLPFDKGQVKIGGNDVRGPSRNVGLVFQNPVLFRWKTVIGNVLAPIELMGFERKDYVRRAHELIELAKLSGFENKYPMELSGGMQQRVAICRALIYDPKVILMDEPFGALDAMTRDKMNLEVLRIWSEQKKTILFVTHSIYEAAFLADKIIALKERPCRVRETINVKLSRPRALDVRATSEYGRYVSRLYSLLEEESCQEEGGRGAW